In Mytilus galloprovincialis chromosome 1, xbMytGall1.hap1.1, whole genome shotgun sequence, the following are encoded in one genomic region:
- the LOC143072024 gene encoding uncharacterized protein LOC143072024 produces the protein MDLLRRILYSALLNLIFSVLEVYGEYCYYYYSSYYGYYYECDSTTSGGTIAGAVVGTIIFIVIIVVIIAICKNHNRTRITTIRTPHTGGTTVITQQQQQQAQPPMMYGQYPQPGGGMYNQPPAYPPPQPNYPPPQGSYPPPKY, from the exons ATGGATCTTCTACGCCGTATTTTGTACTCTGCTCTTCTGAATTTGATATTCAGCG TTTTGGAAGTTTATGGCGAATACTGTTACTACTATTATTCATCCTACTATGGTTATTACTATGAATGTGATAGTACAACAAGTGG TGGTACCATAGCCGGGGCGGTAGTAGGAACTATAATTTTTATAGTTATCATTGTTGTAATTATTGCTATCTGTAAAAACCACAACAGAACAAGGATAACAACTATTCGTACCCCTCACACTGGGGGAACAACTGTTATAACACAACAGCAGCAACAACAAG CTCAACCACCAATGATGTATGGTCAGTATCCTCAGCCAGGAGGCGGAATGTATAATCAACCACCAGCGTATCCACCGCCCCAACCAAACTATCCACCACCTCAAGGAAGTTATCCACCACCGAAATACTAA
- the LOC143072011 gene encoding uncharacterized protein LOC143072011 isoform X1 yields the protein MDLLRRILYSVFLNSILSVLEVYGEYCYYVRSSYYGYYYYECDSTVSGGSIAGAVIGTIIFIVIIAVIIAVCKNQNRTRVTTIRTPHTGGTTVITQQQQQQQAPPPMMYGQYPQPGGVMYNQPPAYPPPQPNYPPPQGNYPPPKY from the exons ATGGATCTTCTACGCCGTATTTTGTACTCTGTTTTTCTGAATTCGATACTCAGCG TTTTGGAAGTTTATGGTGAATACTGTTACTACGTCCGTTCATCCTACTATGGTTATTATTACTACGAATGTGACAGTACAGTAAGTGG TGGTTCCATAGCCGGGGCGGTAATAGGAACTATCATTTTTATAGTCATCATTGCTGTCATTATTGCTGTGTGTAAAAACCAAAATAGAACAAGGGTGACAACTATTCGTACCCCTCACACTGGAGGAACTACTGTTATCACACAACAACAGCAACAACAGCAAG cTCCACCACCAATGATGTATGGTCAGTATCCGCAACCAGGCGGCGTTATGTATAATCAACCACCAGCGTATCCACCGCCTCAACCAAACTATCCACCGCCACAAGGAAACTATCCACCACCGAAATACTAG